A region from the Citrobacter telavivensis genome encodes:
- a CDS encoding glycoside hydrolase family 105 protein, whose product MKVWPVKHSALLRQPERFISREELKTLIQTVTTNLVNIKDETGQFLLRLDDGRVIDTKGWAGWEWTHGVGLYGMYQYYQQTGDETMRDIIDNWFADRFAEGTTTKNVNTMAPFLTLAYRYEETRNPAYLPWLDAWAEWAMYEMPRTDHGGMQHITLAEENHQQMWDDTLMMTVLPLAKIGQLLNRPEYVEEATYQFLLHVQNLMDRETGLWFHGWNYDGHHNFANARWARGNSWLTIVIPDFLELVNLPENNAVRRYLVQVLNAQIAALANCQDESGLWHTLLDDPHSYLEASATAGFAYGILKAVRKRFVSAEYADVAEKAIRGIVRNISPQGELLQTSFGTGMGHDLDFYRAIPLTSMPYGQAMAMLCLTEYLRKYF is encoded by the coding sequence ATGAAGGTTTGGCCTGTCAAACATAGCGCATTACTGCGTCAGCCGGAACGTTTTATCTCCCGGGAAGAACTGAAAACGTTAATTCAGACGGTGACAACCAATCTGGTGAACATCAAGGACGAGACTGGTCAATTTCTGCTGCGCCTGGACGACGGACGCGTGATAGACACCAAAGGCTGGGCAGGGTGGGAATGGACGCACGGCGTTGGGCTGTACGGGATGTATCAGTACTACCAGCAGACCGGTGACGAGACCATGCGCGATATTATCGACAACTGGTTCGCCGACCGTTTTGCCGAAGGGACCACCACCAAAAACGTCAACACGATGGCGCCGTTCCTGACTCTGGCGTATCGCTATGAGGAGACGCGTAACCCGGCTTATCTGCCGTGGCTCGACGCCTGGGCGGAATGGGCGATGTATGAGATGCCGCGCACCGATCATGGCGGCATGCAGCACATCACGCTGGCGGAAGAGAACCATCAGCAGATGTGGGATGACACGCTGATGATGACGGTGCTGCCGCTGGCGAAAATTGGACAGTTGCTTAACCGCCCTGAATATGTGGAAGAGGCGACCTATCAGTTTCTGCTGCACGTACAGAATCTGATGGACCGGGAGACCGGCCTGTGGTTCCACGGCTGGAATTACGACGGACATCATAACTTTGCCAACGCCCGCTGGGCACGCGGCAATAGCTGGCTAACCATTGTTATCCCGGACTTCCTCGAACTGGTGAACCTGCCGGAAAACAACGCCGTACGCCGCTATCTGGTGCAGGTGCTGAATGCGCAGATTGCCGCGCTTGCGAACTGTCAGGATGAGAGCGGACTGTGGCATACGCTGCTTGACGACCCGCATTCCTACCTGGAAGCTTCCGCCACCGCAGGGTTCGCTTACGGGATTTTAAAAGCCGTGCGTAAACGGTTTGTCAGTGCGGAATATGCCGACGTGGCGGAAAAAGCGATTCGCGGAATTGTGCGGAACATTTCACCGCAAGGGGAACTGCTACAAACCTCTTTCGGTACGGGAATGGGGCACGATCTCGACTTCTATCGGGCGATACCGCTGACGTCCATGCCCTACGGCCAGGCAATGGCGATGCTGTGTCTGACGGAGTATTTACGCAAGTACTTCTGA
- the flhA gene encoding flagellar biosynthesis protein FlhA has product MANLVAMLRLPNNIKNTQWQILAGPILILLILSMMVLPLPAFILDLLFTFNIALSIMVLLVAMFTQRTLEFAAFPTILLFTTLLRLALNVASTRIILMEGHTGAAAAGKVVEAFGHFLVGGNFAIGIVVFVILVIINFMVITKGAGRIAEVGARFVLDGMPGKQMAIDADLNAGLIGEDEAKKRRSEVTQEADFYGSMDGASKFVRGDAIAGILIMVINVVGGLLVGVLQHGMSMGHAAESYTLLTIGDGLVAQIPALVISTAAGVIVTRVSTDQDVGEQMVGQLFSNPRVMLLSAAVLGLLGLVPGMPNLVFLMFTAALLGLAWWIRGREQKAPAEPQPTKVPENNSVVEATWNDVQLEDSLGMEVGYRLIPMVDFQQDGELLGRIRSIRKKFAQDMGFLPPVVHIRDNMDLQPAHYRILMKGVEIGSGDAYPGRWLAINPGTAAGTLPGEQTVDPAFGLDAIWIESALKEQAQIQGFTVVEASTVVATHLNHLIGQYASELFGRQEAQQLLDRVSQDMPKLTEDLVPGVVTLTTLHKVLQNLLDEKVPIRDMRTILETLAEHAPLQSDPHELTAVVRVALGRAITQQWFPGNHEVSVIGLDTALERLLLQALQGGGGLEPGLADRLLAQTQEALSRQEMLGAPPVLLVNHALRPLLSRFLRRSLPQLVVLSNMELSDNRNIRMTATIGGK; this is encoded by the coding sequence ATGGCTAATCTGGTCGCGATGCTGCGCCTGCCCAACAACATAAAAAACACGCAGTGGCAGATCCTTGCCGGGCCGATCCTCATCCTGCTGATCCTGTCGATGATGGTCCTGCCGCTGCCGGCGTTCATCCTTGACCTGCTGTTTACCTTTAACATCGCGCTGTCGATTATGGTGCTGCTGGTGGCGATGTTCACCCAGCGTACGCTGGAGTTTGCCGCGTTTCCGACCATTCTGCTGTTTACCACGCTGCTGCGTCTGGCGCTGAACGTGGCCTCCACCCGTATCATTTTGATGGAAGGGCACACCGGTGCGGCGGCAGCGGGGAAGGTGGTTGAAGCGTTCGGCCACTTCCTGGTCGGTGGCAACTTCGCCATCGGTATCGTGGTGTTCGTCATCCTCGTCATCATCAACTTCATGGTCATCACCAAAGGTGCCGGGCGTATCGCCGAAGTGGGCGCGCGCTTTGTCCTTGACGGAATGCCGGGTAAACAGATGGCGATTGACGCTGACCTTAACGCCGGTCTTATCGGCGAAGATGAAGCGAAAAAGCGTCGTTCTGAAGTGACCCAGGAAGCCGACTTCTACGGGTCGATGGACGGTGCGAGTAAGTTTGTTCGCGGTGATGCTATCGCCGGTATTCTGATTATGGTGATCAACGTCGTGGGCGGTCTGCTGGTGGGCGTGCTGCAACACGGTATGTCCATGGGGCATGCTGCGGAAAGCTATACCCTGCTGACTATCGGTGATGGTCTGGTGGCGCAGATCCCGGCGCTGGTGATCTCAACGGCGGCGGGCGTCATCGTCACCCGCGTCAGTACCGATCAGGACGTTGGCGAGCAGATGGTCGGGCAACTGTTCAGTAACCCCAGGGTGATGTTGCTCAGTGCCGCGGTACTGGGTTTGCTGGGGCTGGTACCGGGGATGCCAAACCTCGTCTTCCTGATGTTTACCGCTGCGCTGCTGGGACTGGCCTGGTGGATCCGGGGCCGTGAACAGAAGGCGCCTGCCGAGCCGCAGCCAACTAAAGTTCCGGAAAATAATTCGGTGGTGGAAGCCACCTGGAACGATGTGCAACTGGAAGACTCGCTTGGCATGGAAGTGGGCTATCGCCTGATCCCGATGGTCGATTTTCAGCAGGATGGCGAACTGTTGGGGCGTATCCGCAGTATTCGTAAAAAGTTCGCCCAGGACATGGGCTTTTTGCCGCCGGTGGTGCACATCCGCGACAATATGGATCTCCAGCCAGCGCATTACCGCATTCTGATGAAAGGCGTTGAGATTGGCAGCGGCGACGCCTATCCGGGACGCTGGCTGGCGATCAACCCTGGTACCGCGGCCGGCACATTACCGGGCGAGCAGACGGTTGATCCGGCATTTGGCCTGGACGCTATCTGGATCGAAAGCGCGCTAAAAGAACAGGCGCAGATTCAGGGCTTTACCGTGGTGGAGGCCAGTACCGTGGTCGCCACCCATCTGAATCACCTGATCGGTCAGTATGCGTCTGAACTGTTCGGTCGCCAGGAAGCGCAGCAACTGCTGGATCGCGTGTCACAGGATATGCCGAAGCTGACCGAAGATTTGGTGCCTGGCGTGGTAACCCTGACCACGCTGCATAAAGTGTTGCAGAATTTGCTGGACGAAAAAGTGCCGATTCGCGATATGCGTACCATTCTGGAAACGCTGGCAGAACATGCACCGTTGCAGAGCGATCCGCATGAACTCACTGCGGTGGTTCGGGTGGCGCTGGGTCGCGCCATTACTCAGCAGTGGTTCCCGGGTAACCATGAAGTCAGTGTGATTGGCCTCGACACCGCGCTGGAGCGTCTGCTGTTGCAGGCGCTACAGGGCGGCGGTGGACTGGAGCCGGGTCTTGCCGACCGTCTGTTGGCGCAAACCCAGGAGGCGCTGTCTCGTCAGGAGATGTTGGGCGCGCCACCGGTGCTGTTGGTTAACCATGCCTTGCGTCCATTGCTGTCACGTTTCCTGCGCCGCAGCCTGCCGCAATTGGTGGTGCTGTCGAACATGGAGTTGTCCGATAACCGTAACATCCGCATGACGGCGACTATTGGAGGTAAATAA
- a CDS encoding DeoR family transcriptional regulator, with protein MFAEERQEKLLSILREKRKVTVSEMCDLFNVSGATIRADLRQLEDEGLLTRTHGGAVLRTRASFEQASDTREIVNLSAKERIGQRAAALVEDGDIIVLDTGTTTLHIARNIRDRQNVTVVTNDYQIARELESSPSIQTILLGGIVKKGYHCVVAINGRSILDTLNVDKAFMGTNSLSLKQGACVADIMLAETKRGMVEHASQVIIVCDYSKLKNTSLAQFTSADRINTLVIDRLPDEATEYRNAGIQIISLDEEARL; from the coding sequence ATGTTTGCAGAAGAAAGACAGGAGAAGTTGCTCAGTATTCTCAGGGAAAAACGCAAAGTCACTGTTTCTGAAATGTGCGATCTCTTTAATGTATCCGGCGCAACCATTCGAGCCGATCTCCGTCAGTTGGAAGATGAAGGGTTGCTTACCCGAACGCATGGCGGCGCCGTTCTCCGTACGCGGGCGAGTTTTGAACAGGCTTCTGACACCCGCGAAATTGTCAACCTGAGCGCTAAGGAACGGATTGGCCAGCGCGCGGCGGCGCTGGTTGAAGATGGCGATATTATTGTGCTGGATACAGGCACAACGACCCTACACATCGCGCGTAATATCCGCGATCGGCAGAACGTGACCGTGGTGACCAATGATTATCAGATCGCTCGCGAACTGGAATCCAGTCCCTCAATTCAGACCATCCTGCTGGGCGGGATCGTGAAGAAAGGATACCACTGTGTGGTGGCGATAAACGGACGATCCATTCTCGATACGCTGAACGTCGATAAAGCGTTTATGGGGACCAATTCGCTCTCGCTCAAACAGGGTGCCTGTGTGGCTGACATTATGCTGGCAGAAACAAAACGGGGCATGGTTGAGCATGCAAGCCAGGTGATTATCGTTTGCGACTACAGCAAACTGAAGAACACGTCACTGGCTCAATTTACCTCAGCAGATCGTATCAATACCCTCGTGATTGATCGCTTGCCCGATGAGGCAACAGAGTATCGCAATGCGGGTATACAGATTATTTCCCTGGATGAAGAGGCACGCCTGTAG
- the flhB gene encoding flagellar type III secretion system protein FlhB, with protein sequence MSEESESDDKTEAPTPHRLEKAREEGQIPRSRELTSLLILLVGVCIIWIGGESLARRLSGMLSAGLRFDHSMVNDPNLILGQIILLIKEAMIALLPLITGVVLVALISPVLLGGLVFSGKSLQPKFSKLNPLPGIKRMFSAQTGAELLKAILKSTLVGSVTALYLWHNWPEMMRLMAESPRTAMGNAMDLVGLCALLVVLGVIPMVGFDVIFQIMSHLKKLRMSRQDIRDEFKQNEGDPHVKGRIRQMQRQAASRRMMSDVPNADVIVTNPTHYSVALQYDENKMSAPKVVAKGAGLVALRIREIGAENKIPTLEAPPLARALYRHAEIGQQIPGQLYAAVAEVLAWVWQLKRWRLAGGERPPQPANLPVPEALDFMNEKTTDG encoded by the coding sequence GTGTCTGAAGAGAGCGAGAGCGACGACAAAACAGAAGCCCCCACCCCCCACCGACTTGAAAAAGCGCGGGAAGAAGGGCAGATACCCCGTTCCAGAGAACTGACGTCACTGCTGATTTTGCTGGTGGGCGTCTGCATTATCTGGATTGGCGGCGAGTCGCTGGCCAGACGGTTGTCGGGCATGTTGTCAGCGGGACTGCGCTTTGACCACAGCATGGTCAATGACCCCAATCTGATTCTCGGGCAAATCATACTGCTGATTAAAGAAGCGATGATCGCGCTATTGCCGCTGATCACCGGCGTGGTGCTGGTGGCGCTGATCTCGCCGGTTCTGCTCGGTGGTCTGGTCTTTAGCGGTAAATCGCTGCAACCCAAATTTTCCAAGCTCAACCCACTGCCTGGCATCAAACGTATGTTCTCGGCGCAGACGGGGGCGGAGTTGCTGAAGGCGATTCTGAAATCCACGCTGGTGGGCAGCGTGACGGCGCTGTATCTGTGGCACAACTGGCCGGAGATGATGCGTTTGATGGCGGAGTCCCCGCGTACGGCGATGGGCAACGCGATGGATCTCGTCGGGCTGTGTGCGCTGCTGGTCGTGTTGGGCGTGATTCCGATGGTCGGATTCGACGTGATTTTCCAGATCATGAGCCATCTGAAAAAATTGCGCATGTCACGCCAGGATATCCGCGACGAATTTAAACAGAACGAAGGCGACCCTCACGTGAAAGGGCGTATCCGGCAGATGCAGCGCCAGGCGGCGAGTCGACGCATGATGAGCGACGTCCCCAATGCCGATGTCATCGTTACCAACCCGACGCACTATTCGGTGGCGCTTCAGTACGACGAGAACAAGATGAGCGCGCCGAAAGTGGTGGCGAAAGGGGCTGGACTTGTGGCGTTACGTATTCGTGAGATCGGTGCCGAGAACAAAATTCCCACGCTTGAAGCGCCGCCGCTGGCGCGTGCGCTTTATCGTCATGCTGAGATTGGTCAGCAGATCCCGGGGCAACTGTACGCCGCCGTCGCGGAAGTGCTGGCCTGGGTCTGGCAGCTTAAACGCTGGCGACTCGCCGGTGGGGAACGTCCACCACAACCTGCAAATCTTCCGGTGCCTGAAGCTCTGGATTTTATGAACGAGAAGACTACTGATGGCTAA
- the cheB gene encoding chemotaxis-specific protein-glutamate methyltransferase CheB, producing the protein MSKIRVLSVDDSALMRQIMTEIINSHSDMEMVATAPDPLVARDLIKKYNPDVLTLDVEMPRMDGLDFLEKLMRLRPMPVVMVSSLTGKGSEVTLRALELGAIDFVTKPQLGIREGMLAYSEMIAEKVRTASRARLTAHKPLEAPVTLKAGPLLSSEKLIAIGASTGGTEAIRHVLQPLPLSSPAVIITQHMPPGFTRSFAERLNKLCQIAVKEAEDGERVLPGHAYIAPGDKHMELSRSGANYQIKIHDGPPVNRHRPSVDVLFHSVAIHAGRNAVGVILTGMGNDGAAGMLAMHQAGAWTIAQNEASCVVFGMPREAINMGGVSEVVDLSQVSQQMLAKISAGQAIRI; encoded by the coding sequence ATGAGTAAAATCAGGGTGTTGTCGGTCGATGATTCTGCATTGATGCGCCAAATCATGACTGAAATTATTAATAGCCATAGCGATATGGAGATGGTGGCAACCGCGCCGGATCCACTCGTCGCCCGAGACTTAATCAAGAAATATAACCCTGACGTGTTGACGCTGGACGTCGAAATGCCGCGGATGGACGGCCTTGATTTTCTTGAAAAGCTGATGCGACTGCGTCCGATGCCGGTGGTGATGGTGTCGTCGCTGACGGGGAAAGGGTCGGAAGTGACGCTGCGGGCGCTGGAACTGGGGGCGATTGATTTTGTCACTAAGCCGCAGTTGGGGATCCGTGAAGGGATGCTGGCCTACAGCGAGATGATTGCGGAGAAAGTGCGTACGGCGTCGCGGGCGCGTCTGACGGCCCATAAACCGCTCGAGGCTCCGGTGACCTTAAAAGCGGGTCCGCTGCTCAGCTCGGAAAAGCTGATTGCGATTGGCGCCTCAACGGGCGGCACCGAGGCCATTCGCCATGTGCTGCAACCGCTGCCGCTCTCCAGTCCGGCGGTCATTATTACGCAGCATATGCCGCCAGGCTTTACCCGCTCGTTCGCCGAGCGTCTGAACAAACTGTGTCAGATAGCCGTGAAAGAGGCGGAGGACGGCGAGCGCGTTCTGCCGGGGCATGCCTACATTGCGCCGGGCGACAAGCATATGGAGCTGTCGCGCAGCGGGGCAAACTATCAAATCAAAATTCATGACGGTCCGCCGGTTAACCGGCACCGACCGTCGGTGGATGTGCTGTTTCATTCGGTAGCGATTCATGCGGGGCGCAATGCCGTCGGAGTGATCCTGACGGGAATGGGCAACGACGGCGCTGCCGGAATGTTAGCGATGCACCAGGCGGGTGCCTGGACGATTGCGCAAAATGAAGCAAGTTGTGTGGTGTTCGGCATGCCGCGCGAAGCCATCAATATGGGTGGCGTCAGCGAAGTGGTCGATCTTAGTCAGGTAAGCCAGCAGATGCTGGCGAAAATCAGTGCCGGACAGGCAATACGTATTTGA
- the cheZ gene encoding protein phosphatase CheZ, whose product MMQPSIKPVDEHSAGDIIARIGSLTRMLRDSLRELGLDQAIAEAAEAIPDARDRLDYVVQMTAQAAERALNSVEASQPHQDEMEKGAKALSKRWDEWFENPIELSDARELVTDTRKYLGDVPGHTSFTNAQLLDIMMAQDFQDLTGQVIKRMMDVIQEIERQLLMVLLENIPEQGARPKRESESLLNGPQVDTSKAGVVASQDQVDDLLDSLGF is encoded by the coding sequence ATGATGCAACCATCGATTAAACCCGTAGATGAACATTCTGCCGGGGATATCATTGCCCGCATTGGTAGCCTGACCCGTATGCTGCGTGACAGTCTGCGCGAACTGGGACTGGATCAGGCCATTGCCGAAGCGGCAGAGGCCATTCCCGATGCCCGCGATCGTCTGGACTATGTGGTACAGATGACCGCGCAGGCGGCTGAACGCGCCCTGAACAGCGTTGAGGCCTCCCAGCCGCATCAGGACGAAATGGAGAAAGGGGCGAAGGCGCTGAGCAAGCGTTGGGACGAGTGGTTCGAAAACCCAATTGAGCTCTCTGACGCCCGCGAACTGGTGACGGATACGCGCAAATACCTCGGTGATGTGCCGGGACATACCAGTTTCACCAACGCGCAATTGCTCGACATCATGATGGCGCAGGATTTCCAGGATCTGACCGGTCAGGTGATCAAGCGCATGATGGATGTGATTCAGGAAATTGAACGTCAGCTGCTGATGGTGCTGCTGGAAAACATTCCGGAGCAGGGCGCTCGGCCTAAACGCGAAAGCGAGAGCCTGCTGAATGGGCCGCAGGTCGATACCAGTAAAGCCGGTGTGGTCGCCAGCCAGGACCAGGTGGATGACTTGCTGGACAGCTTAGGTTTCTGA
- the flhe gene encoding flagellar protein FlhE, whose translation MRKLFWLLLFPLTLQAAGEGAWQASSIGITLNHRGVSASSAPLSSSQPVSGLMTLVAWRYELNGPTPAGLRVRLCSQSRCVEIEGQSGTTMAFSNVPAVEPLRFIWEVPGGGRLIPALKVQSNQVIVNYQ comes from the coding sequence ATGCGCAAACTCTTTTGGCTGTTACTCTTCCCGCTGACGTTACAGGCTGCCGGGGAAGGGGCGTGGCAGGCCAGCAGCATCGGTATTACTCTGAATCATCGTGGTGTGTCAGCGTCGTCGGCGCCGCTTTCATCCAGCCAGCCCGTCTCGGGTCTGATGACGCTGGTCGCCTGGCGTTATGAGCTGAATGGCCCGACGCCTGCTGGCTTACGGGTGCGCTTATGCTCGCAATCCCGCTGCGTGGAGATAGAGGGACAGAGCGGCACAACGATGGCATTTAGCAATGTGCCCGCCGTTGAACCGCTGCGTTTCATCTGGGAAGTTCCCGGCGGCGGTCGTTTAATTCCCGCATTAAAAGTCCAGAGCAATCAGGTGATTGTGAACTATCAATAA
- the cheR gene encoding protein-glutamate O-methyltransferase CheR, with product MTSSLPNGQTSLLLQMTQRLALSDAHFRRICQLIYQRAGIVLADHKRDMVYNRLVRRLRTLGLDDFGDYLSVLEANQSSAEWQAFINSLTTNLTAFFREGHHFPVLAESARRHSGEYRVWSAAASTGEEPYSIAITLADTLGTAPGRWKVFASDIDTEVLEKARSGIYRLDELKTLSPQQLQRYFMRGTGPHDGLVRVRQELASHVEFSVINLLDKQYNVPGPFDAIFCRNVMIYFDKTTQQDILRRFVPLLKPDGLLFAGHSENFSNLVRDFSLRGQTVYALSKGKA from the coding sequence ATGACATCATCTCTGCCCAACGGGCAAACGTCATTATTGTTACAGATGACCCAGCGCCTTGCGCTGTCTGACGCGCACTTTCGTCGGATATGTCAATTAATCTACCAGCGCGCGGGGATCGTGCTGGCGGACCACAAGCGGGATATGGTTTATAACCGCCTGGTTCGTCGACTGCGTACGCTGGGGCTGGATGATTTTGGCGACTATCTCAGCGTGCTGGAAGCCAATCAAAGCAGCGCAGAGTGGCAGGCTTTTATCAACTCGTTGACCACCAACCTGACAGCCTTCTTCCGCGAAGGGCACCACTTTCCAGTATTAGCGGAAAGTGCCCGTCGCCACAGCGGCGAATATCGGGTCTGGAGCGCCGCGGCATCGACCGGTGAAGAGCCGTACAGTATCGCCATTACGCTGGCCGATACGCTGGGTACGGCACCGGGACGCTGGAAGGTGTTTGCCAGCGATATCGACACCGAAGTGCTGGAAAAGGCCCGCAGCGGGATCTATCGGCTGGACGAACTGAAGACCCTGTCGCCGCAGCAGCTACAGCGCTATTTCATGCGCGGAACGGGCCCGCATGATGGGCTGGTACGCGTGCGTCAGGAACTGGCAAGCCACGTCGAGTTTTCCGTGATTAACCTGCTTGATAAGCAGTACAACGTGCCGGGGCCGTTTGACGCTATTTTTTGTCGCAATGTAATGATCTATTTCGATAAAACGACGCAGCAGGACATCCTGCGCCGTTTTGTCCCTCTCCTTAAGCCTGATGGTCTGCTGTTTGCCGGGCATTCAGAGAACTTTAGTAACCTCGTGCGCGACTTTAGCCTGCGCGGGCAAACGGTTTATGCGCTAAGTAAGGGTAAAGCATGA
- a CDS encoding MFS transporter: MKTRKIGLVNYFAYGSGDFLGAGTTALTAAWLLYFYTTFCGLSPIEATFIFAAARVLDAVVSPLMGFLTDNFGSSWLGKRFGRRKFFILLGIPCVFSYSLMWVGDMSFWYYLLTYLLFDIVYTMILVPYETLVPEMTDDFKQKTKFSGARIGMAQMSAILASFLPGILLTAFGKHNPISFFYASLVFSVLCALMLTFVWFFTWERPREEWTEAALRAEEEKKSLTFSQSMNRLFVELSSTLRIKIFRQHLGMYLGGYIAQDVFNAVFTYYVVFVLMQEASMASNLLGTMAIFQFIAVIAMIPLCIRFGPAPSYRMVVVLFGLSSLSYAVLYYAGLSDVYSLLLLVSAVAGLGRGGINYVPWNTYTYIADVDEVITGQRREGIFAGIMTLTRKASQAGAVMLVGIVMQMSGFVSGQSTQPEAVSHTILLILSCGTLLVLACGFLVSLRFKLNLQTHSTLREETAKMRESGCAMPESITPQARATVEMLAGLPYESLWGNNNIGYLNRNKPAAPSLKQAAILNSTYNRG; the protein is encoded by the coding sequence ATGAAAACACGTAAAATTGGATTGGTGAATTATTTCGCCTATGGCTCAGGCGATTTCCTGGGCGCAGGCACCACGGCGCTTACGGCAGCCTGGCTGCTCTATTTCTATACAACCTTCTGCGGACTTTCTCCCATCGAAGCGACCTTCATTTTTGCGGCCGCAAGGGTGCTGGATGCCGTTGTCAGTCCGCTGATGGGCTTTTTGACCGATAACTTCGGCTCCAGCTGGCTCGGCAAGCGCTTTGGTCGGCGTAAATTCTTTATCTTGCTGGGGATCCCGTGCGTATTCAGCTACTCACTGATGTGGGTAGGGGATATGAGCTTCTGGTATTACCTGCTGACCTATTTGCTGTTTGATATTGTCTATACCATGATCCTGGTGCCTTACGAGACGCTGGTACCGGAAATGACCGATGATTTCAAACAGAAAACCAAGTTTTCCGGCGCGCGTATTGGTATGGCGCAAATGTCCGCTATTTTGGCCTCTTTCCTGCCCGGCATTTTGTTAACCGCTTTCGGTAAGCACAACCCGATCTCCTTCTTTTATGCCAGCCTCGTGTTCTCGGTACTGTGCGCGTTGATGCTGACCTTTGTCTGGTTCTTTACCTGGGAACGTCCGCGTGAAGAGTGGACAGAAGCCGCGCTGCGCGCAGAAGAAGAGAAAAAGAGCCTGACGTTCAGTCAGAGCATGAATCGTCTGTTCGTAGAGTTAAGCTCTACACTGCGTATTAAAATATTCCGCCAGCATCTGGGGATGTACCTTGGCGGCTATATTGCCCAGGACGTGTTCAACGCCGTCTTTACCTATTACGTCGTGTTTGTCCTGATGCAGGAAGCCTCAATGGCGTCGAATCTGCTTGGAACGATGGCTATCTTCCAGTTTATTGCAGTCATCGCCATGATTCCGCTATGTATCCGTTTTGGACCTGCGCCATCCTACCGAATGGTGGTGGTGCTTTTCGGTCTGAGTTCACTCTCTTATGCGGTGCTTTACTACGCCGGATTGAGCGATGTCTACTCTCTGTTACTGCTGGTTTCCGCGGTGGCAGGTCTGGGTCGTGGGGGGATCAACTATGTACCGTGGAACACCTACACCTACATTGCGGATGTGGATGAAGTCATTACCGGTCAGCGCCGCGAAGGGATCTTCGCTGGGATCATGACCCTGACGCGTAAAGCGTCACAGGCTGGAGCGGTGATGCTGGTCGGCATTGTCATGCAAATGTCAGGCTTTGTCTCAGGGCAGAGCACGCAGCCTGAAGCGGTCAGCCATACCATCCTGCTGATCCTCAGCTGCGGTACGCTACTGGTGCTGGCCTGCGGTTTCCTGGTTTCCCTGCGCTTTAAACTGAATTTGCAAACCCACAGCACGCTGCGCGAAGAGACGGCGAAAATGCGCGAGTCAGGCTGCGCAATGCCGGAAAGCATTACGCCACAGGCGCGCGCCACCGTCGAGATGCTCGCCGGACTGCCGTATGAATCACTTTGGGGTAACAACAACATTGGTTATCTGAATCGTAACAAACCAGCGGCTCCCTCACTGAAGCAGGCTGCGATATTGAATTCGACTTACAACAGAGGTTAA
- the cheY gene encoding chemotaxis protein CheY produces the protein MADKELKFLVVDDFSTMRRIVRNLLKELGFNNVEEAEDGADALNKLQAGGFGFVISDWNMPNIDGLELLKTIRADGGMSSLPVLMVTAEAKKENIIAAAQAGASGYVVKPFTAATLEEKLNKIFEKLGM, from the coding sequence ATGGCGGATAAAGAGCTTAAATTTTTGGTTGTGGATGACTTTTCCACCATGCGCCGCATCGTGCGTAACCTGCTTAAGGAGCTGGGATTTAACAACGTGGAAGAGGCCGAAGATGGCGCCGATGCGTTGAATAAACTGCAGGCAGGTGGGTTTGGCTTTGTGATTTCCGACTGGAACATGCCGAACATTGACGGTCTCGAGTTGCTGAAAACTATCCGCGCGGACGGTGGGATGTCCTCACTGCCGGTGCTGATGGTGACGGCAGAAGCGAAGAAAGAGAACATTATCGCCGCAGCGCAGGCCGGTGCCAGCGGCTACGTGGTGAAACCGTTCACCGCGGCGACGCTGGAAGAAAAGCTTAATAAAATCTTTGAGAAACTGGGCATGTAA